Within the Enterococcus hirae ATCC 9790 genome, the region AACTCTCTCTATTATTTTACTACTACTTTACTGCTAGAGTTCAAACAGATTATTTGCCTGTATCATTTTTGAGAGGTACGATAATAATGCAAACGCTATCATAAAATTCATGGTTCTTAATTCGAGAGAAAGAAGGCTTTATTATGGAAAAAGTTTATCAAGCTGGTACACATGAAGGGATGATTGATTTCATCAATATGGAAGATCTGGAATTAGCAGCTACTCAAGTAATCCCTAGTGGTGGATATGGCTATATCAGTAGTGGTGCAGGGGATTTGTTTACTTATCGAGAAAATCAAAAAGCCTTTAATCATCAATTGGTTATCCCTCATGTTTTGAAAGATGTGGAATTACCTGATACAACGACCTATTTTTCTGATGAAACATTAGCCGCACCAATCATTATGGCACCAGTAGCAGCGCATGGATTAGCCCATGAACAAGCTGAAAAAGCTTCGGCTAAAGGAGTATCAGAATTTGGAACGATCTATACAGCTAGTTCTTACGCTTCTTGTACCTTGGAAGAAATTAGAGCAGCTGGTGGTCCTGAAGCTCCTCAGTGGTTTCAGTTTTATATGAGTAAGGACGATGGGATCAACTTGGATATCTTGGAAATGGCAAAAAGAAACGGAGCAAAGGCGGTTGTTTTAACAGCTGATGCAACAGTTGGCGGAAATCGTGAAACAGATCGGCGAAATGGTTTTACTTTTCCGTTGCCCATGCCAATCGTTCAAGCTTACCAATCGGGAGTCGGTCAAACGATGGATGCAGTCTATAAATCGTCTAAACAAAAATTAAGTCCAAAAGATATCGAATTTATTACGACCCATTCAGAGTTGCCAGTTTATGTCAAAGGGGTACAATCAGAAGATGATGTGTATCGTTCTCTTGATGCTGGTGCACAAGGGATTTGGGTCTCCAATCATGGTGGTAGACAGTTAGATGGTGGTCCAGCTTCTTTTGATTCATTACGCTATGTAGCTGAAGCTGTGGATAAACGTGTACCGATCGTATTTGATAGCGGTGTTAGACGAGGGCAACATATCTTTAAAGCGATTGCTTCAGGAGCTGATTTAGTTGCCATTGGTAGACCAGCCATTTATGGACTTTCTTTAGGAGGAAGTACAGGAATCAAACAAGTATTTGATTTTTTCAAAACAGAACTTGAAATGGTCATGCAATTAGCTGGAACTCAAACTGTTGAAGACATCAAAAACGCAAAATTGAGAGAAAATCGTTTCATGTGTTAAGACAAAAAATCGGTTTATCAATAGGGATTAAGTAGCAAAATAGCTTGAACAGATAGTGACTTTGGATAGCATTTTTGAATGATCGTGCTTGTTTTAGGAAAGAAAATTTCAACAAGATATTAACCAGTTTTATAGCGATAATCAAACGGTAAGGCAAACTTATTTAGCCTTACCGTTTTTTTGTGAGCAGATTATTCCTCTAAAAATTTATCAAGTGATAAACTTGTATTATTGTTTGATAAACTTTTAAAGGAGGAGTTAGATGTTTTTAGCATTAAATGAAATCATACATTCAAAATTACGCTATGCGTTGGTTGCTGGGGTGATGTTTTTAATTGCATATTTGGTCTTTTTTTTAACCGGTTTAGCGTATGGACTGGCACAAGATAACCGAACGGCTGTCGATAAGTGGGAGGCAGACTATATTGTACTGTCAAAAGATGCCAATACGAACCTAGGGATGTCAATGATCACGAAAAAGACAGCGCAAGAAGTAAAAGGGGATAAGGTGGCTTACTTAGCACAAACACCAGGGGTCGTAACCAGTAAAGACAACGATGAGGCAGGAAAAATCAATGTGAGTTTTTTTGGTATTGATCCAGATCAATTTATCATGCCTAATATTGTTGAAGGTAAGGCCTTTGTTGGGAACGATGAAGCAGTGGGTGATATTAGCTTAAAAGAAGAGTATGGTCTAGGAATTGGCGATACAGTTAAACTTTCTGGTAGTGACAAAACCTTTCGATTAACTGGATTTACCGAAAATGCGAAGTTCAATGTATCGCCAGTTTTATATACAACACTTGATGCTTACCAAGAAATTCGTTTTGAAAAAACAGATACAAGTGAGAATGCTCGAATCAACGCGGTGGTTGTTAGAGGACAGATAGATGATTTACCAAATGATCTTGAAAAAATCAGCATTTCTAAATTTATCAATGAATTACCTGGCTATAGTGCGCAAGTACTCACTTTTGGTTTTATGATCGGCTTTTTGATCGTGATTGCAGCGATTGTAATCGGAATTTTCATTTATGTGTTGACCATGCAAAAAATCAATATTTTTGGTGTTTTGAAGGCGCAAGGAATGACAGGAGGGTTTATCGCTCGCTCAGTAGTGGCCCAAACTTTCTTACTCTCATTCTTTGGGATCGGTCTTGGTTTGTTGGGAACAGTGGGGACCTCGTTCCTTTTACCAGATACCGTACCTTTTCAAAGTAATTGGTTATTTTTCGGAGTTATCAGTGTTTTGATGTTAGTGGTCGCCATTTTAGGTGCGCTGTTTTCGGTACGAGCAATTGTAAAAATCGATCCGTTGAAGGCAATTGGTTAGGAGATGAAAAAAATGAAAGCAATCGAATTTAAAGATGTCGAAAAGAATTTCAAAGATGGTGATCAAATCGTCCACGCACTGAAAAAAACCAATGTCAGTGTAGATAAAGGCGAATTTGTTGCGATCATCGGTCCTTCTGGTTCAGGAAAAAGTACTTTCTTGACCATTGCAGGTGGCTTACAAACACCTAGTAAAGGGTCTGTTTTGATCAATGGGCAAGAGTTTAGTGCTCAACCTGAGAATCAGCGGGTAAAATTACGTTTTAAGGAAATCGGATTTATTTTACAAGCGTCTAATTTGGTTCCATTTTTATCGGTTAAAAAGCAATTGATATTAGTGGATAAAGTCAAACATGAGAATCGTCAGAAAGAAGCGAATGAACTATTTGAACAGTTAGGTGTTGCCGAATTGGTCAATAAATATCCAGAAGAATTATCAGGAGGAGAACGGCAAAGAGTCGCCATTGCTAGAGCGCTTTACAACGATCCGTCCATTATTTTAGCAGATGAACCAACAGCCAGTTTAGATTCAGAAAAAGCAAGAGAAGTCGTAGATATTTTAGCGAAAGAATCGAAAGAAAAAATAAAGCCATCATTATGGTCACCCATGATACACGCCTGATTGACAAATGTGATAAAGTGTTTATGATGGAAGACGGTGTTTTTCAAGAAAAAACAGAATAAGCATAAAAAGAAGGTGTGTATGTGGTTCATCGCTATAACAAAGACACGCAAAAAAAGATTTTACATGAAGCCAATCATTTGTTTATGTCAAAAGGCTATCTCGGCACGTCTACTCGTGAAATTGCTAAGAACGCTGGGATTACCCAACCCAATCTTTATCATTACTTTAGTGACAAAGAAAAACTTTACCAGGCAGTTCTGGAACAACATTTGAAAACAGTAGGGGACGATTTGAGGAAAATCGCCGCAACGGGTGCCGATGATTTTCAACAAACGTTAACTAAGATGGCTGAATATCTTATCGAAACCCATCTCATTGATTTGTTTATGATGCTGCATGATTTGAAGCTCAATCTTTCAGCTGAAACAAGAAATCATTTGTTTTGTTTATGGAAAAAGAATTATCGGGAACCTTTTGAAAAGATTTTTGCCAATCATCAACAACTATTACGAAAAAACGTCACACAGGAACTGGCAGCGAAACATTTTTTCCTTTTGCTAGCCCCTTATATTACTGAATCTGGTCATTCAGAGGAACAGCCTTTTGATGTGGCGACTTTGATCGATCTATACTTAAATGGGGTTATTGTTTAGCTTGTGACAATAACGGTAGTGTAAGCTCTGTTCGATTGGATGGATCTGATGCTTTTGAGACACCATTTGTCTCCAAAACATCAGATCTATTTCAAAGAACGAACACTTGCACACCGTTTTTTTGTGTTAATGTTGCGGATGGGATTCATTCGTTAGTTGAAGCGGCTTTTCTATTAGGGAATTTCAATTAAATTTTTTTTTTTGAAAAAAAGGAACGTTTCTCCCTATTTTCCACTTTATACTTAAGCTCAATGAATAAACGAGAAGGGAAAGAGAAATGAAAAGAACTTTGTTCTATTTAGATAGGGATAGTTATGTTTGCTATTTATTAGAGAAAATCAAAGAGATAGATGAAAAACGAAGTATCGAACACCATTTATTAGTGGAAGGGGCAAATCGAAAGTCTATAGAGACAGTCAGTCAAATCAAGAAGATGGATTTCTTACCAATATTTAAGGATAAAACCCAGCAAGAGATAGTTAACGAAGCCACTCAATACTGTCAATCACTGCTAAATGTTTTTAATAGTGCGATAGGAAAAAAAACTATTACAAATTATCTTGTGCTACATGACCTGAGTCCAGAATTGACTAAAGAAATTGTTGAAGGACTAGTTTTTAAGGGAACTGTGAACAAACATGGATTTTTTAAAAAGATAGAAAAGAAAAACAATTACATAAAAAGTACAATGAAACATTGGTCAAATATGGCACAAATGAAGGGATAAAAGCAATTGAAAATCAACTCATTTTAAATGAACTTCCTCGATCTGAATACAACAAAATAAGTGCAACAATTGGAGAATTTTTGTTTCCTACATGGGAGAATTCCAGATACTCTAAACAAATTACTTTGACGGCCAAAAGATGTAATGTATTTTTAGAGGATTTCGGTGAGACAGAAGGATTACTAGCTGTTCAATATTATTTATTGTTGCAAAATACATCAGCAGACAGAGCGAAGGATATACTTAATGAAGTTCAATTACCCAAGACAATCAATCAAAAAGAGTATAAAGACCTTCTCGTTGCAACGCTCTATTATAATAATATGGGGGCAACAGAAGTAGAAAATCGGCTAGTTCTACAAGGAGTAGATCGTAAATTTTTTAATCAGATAGGAGAAATTTTAAACATCAGTTTATTGCCTTCCTTGAAAGATGAACCTTTATCAAAGGAGGACAAAATAACTAAAGCAGTCAAATATTGCCAAAGTTTTTTAAATTACTGGTATCCAAACAAAGTAAATGGAGTTAAATCAGTCAATAATTACCTTATGTTGGAAGATTTCCCTCCTGCAATCAATATCGAAGTCATAGAGCGAATAAAAGATTCTATGAATGATGAGGATCGAAAAAATTTCCATTTTTGTTTAACTAGATATAGAAAATATAGCCAATTTGTTCGAGAATTAGGATCAGAAATGGGCAGAAAAAAATTCGAGAATTATTTTATTTTAACTTATCCTAGTTTACAACAGCTTCATCAAATAAATGAATACATCGATCAATCAATATTCCCAATGATAGATATGACTAAAAGAGGGGCAATTAGCACATTAGTTAATCGGTGCAATTCTTTTTTAGAAGACTTAGGACCAAAAAGAGGCTTTGTAGCGATTCAAAAATACTTATTGTTACAAAATACAGCGCCCAAGTATGTTGATAAAATTTTTAGAGATCTAAGGTTTCCTAAAACTATCAATAAATTTTATTTACAGAAACAATTCGAGGAAGTGTACAAGTGCCAATCGATGTTGATAGGATCTCAAGGAACTTTTGGAAAGAAACAATGTGAGGAATATCTTATCTCACAAGGAATGAATCGAACGCAGATCGATCAATTGAGTAAGATACTAAATGTCACCTTGCTTCCTTCTTTGAAGATGAAGTCGTCTCAAAAACTCATTGACGAAGTAGTCCAACGTTGTGAACGTTTTGAGCCATTGGCAACACGGAATTATCTCGTGCTTCAAGAGCTGCCTCCAGATATTCTTGAGGAAATTTTTACAAAAATCCCTTCAAAAGTAAATGTTGTTCTTGACAATAGTTATTTGACTATCAAAGAAGAAGTAAGACTTGTTAAGGAGTGCCAAGCATCTTTTAATAAGTTAGGGCTCATTGAGTGGAAAAAATCAAGTGAAAATGACCTTGCCTTAAGGGGGGCGAATCAAGAATTAGTCACATTGATCAATAACCATGTAAATGAAGAGTTATTCCCCAAAACTGGACGTTTATCTGGACAGTTGAATCGTTGTCACTCGTTTTTAAAGGATTTAGGTAATGAAAAAGGAATGAAGGCTATTGTTCATTTTCTATTATTTACAGAGAGACCACTAAAGGAAACACTTCATGTGATTGATGCGTTTGATTTTTCTTTGCCGGTTTCTTCAGATGCATTAAAGGTGAGCATCATTGAGAAGTATTGTGATCATATCGTACAAAAAAAGGATGATTGGCTCTGGCAAAGGAAAGAAATAGAAAATACATTGATTTCCATAGGTGCAAGTAGAAGAATCAGTAATCGATTAAGTGATCGTTATGAGATTCCATTATTTCCACCGATTTTTGATGGTAAACTCTCAGCAGATGAGATCAACAAAGGGAAAAGGGACATAAGGAAACGTTGTGATCAGTTAATCAAAGAGAACCGATCCAAGGGGGGACATATACATGCGCTGGTCAATTACTTTTTCTTACAAAAAATGCCAGTCAAAATTGCAAAAGAAACCATCAAAAAGCTAAAATTAGAGACCATCACTAAAGACGAGGTAAAAAGAGTCGTGTTAGCTAATTATTATACTTATCTTGGAGAAAAAAAACCACTAGCTGAACATTTAAAATTGGCTAAACGATACTTACGTACATTAAATTGTTTTAGAGAGCAGGAATCGCAGATTAAATATGATCGTCAATTTCGTTGAAAAAGTTTTCAGTTAAATGTTAATGATGAAACGAAAAGAATCAGGAAGATCCAACTCTAAGAGGATACATTCAAAAATGAACAAATCATACATAAAAAGATTCGCAGCATTTTGTCCAATTTATTTTGGTTAAATGCTTTTTTTGTTCTTTTATAAATATAAAAATAAAAATAATAGTTATTTTAAATAAAGCAGTAAAAAAAGATGGAAAAGAGAAAAGAGAATAGGGATATTTATTAGTTATTTTAGATAACTATAAATATATAAATGTTAATATGCAACACAAAAATATCAAATCATTTGATGCTTTGATAAGATAATGTTAACCTTGTTTTGTAAGGGTTATCATTTTTTTGTTTTTTAGGAGGTTGGTTTATTAAAAATAACTGATTTATTTTATGGGTAATAAGTTTCATTAGGGGAGTTCGTATAGAAAAAGAGGGGAAGGGTTAAAAATGAAAAAGTTGAAAAAAATTAGTTTGGCAGCGATGTTATTTTCTTCTGTTATTTCTCTGACAACGCCATTATTCAGCCACAAAGAACATGTGCATGCTGAAGAAGCTCAGGAAATTACAAAAAAAGCGTCTTATCGTAATGTGATGTATTATGGTGATTGGTCGATTTGGGGAGGAGAACAAGAATTTTATCCTAAAGATATTGCCGCAGACCAATTGACGCATTTAAATTATGCCTTTTTAGATTTTGATAGTAATGGTGAGTTGAAATTTACAGATAAAGAAGCCGCTGTAGGCGTGCCAGCAGGTGAAGCAGAAGTCGGATGGGGAAATGCTGCTTCTGGATTGTTGAATGCGCTTCAAAATTTGCGTGGACAAAATAAAAACTTAAAAATTGGCGTGTCATTAGGTGGTTGGTCAAAATCGGGTGATTTTTCTGAAGTTGCAGCTAGTCCTGCGAAACGAAAAAAATTAGTGGAAAACATTACTAAATTCTTAAAATATACCAACATGGATTTCGTTGATATTGATTGGGAATATCCAGCAGATGTTCGTGAGCCTGATCGTGTCGACAACAAAAATGATGAAGGAACACCTAACGCAAAACCAGAGGATAAAGAAAATTATATTTTACTATTAAAAGATATTCGAGCGGCGATCGATAAACAAGGAGTGGAATTAGGTAAGACTTATGAACTTTCCGTAGCATTACCTGCGTCCCAAGGAATGTTGGACAAGGGAATTGACATCAAACAACTATTTGAAGTAGTTGACTTTGCGAATATGATGACTTATGACATGAATGGTGCTTGGAGTGCAACAAGTGGTCATCATACTGCACTTTATGGTAATCCTAACGACCCGAACTATGCAAATGGGTTGTCCGTTGATCAGACCGTTCGCTTTTTGAAAGAACATGGGGCTCCTTCAGAAAAAATCGTTATCGGCGCAGCTTTCTATACTCGTGGGTGGAATGAAGTAGCTAAAGGGACAGACCCAAATACTCCTGGATTATTCCAACCTGCTGAAAAAAGCAATAAAGATGCAGACCAAACGCCGACATATGGTGCGGACAATGAACATTCTCTGGCACTTGGGGATGGTGGCCGAGCAGGTGGAGTTTGGTCCTACCGAAACATTGATGAATTAAAAACTAAAATCCCGACTCTAAAAGAATATTGGGATGATACAGCCAAAGCACCATTTTTATACAGCGAAGTTTCAAAAGAGTTCTTTACCTATAACAATGTAAAATCAATTAATTACAAAACGCAATATGTGAAAGAGCATGAATTAGGCGGTGTAATCTCTTGGATGCAGTCGCAAGATAAGCCAACAACGAGTACGAAAAGAGATGAACTGACCAAAGCAATCAAAAATGGGTTGTTTGGTACAGAAAAACTTCCAGAGCATAAAATTGTATCAAGTGATCTAAATGTCGAGGTAGGAATTTCTACTTATTCTGAAAATAGTTCAAAAGGGTATGAATTAGTCATCAAAAATAAAGAAACACTAAATGAAAATTCGGACGTTTTATCAGCTATTGAATCTTCTCACAAGACAATTAAATTACCACGATACACTTTAGCGTTGAATTCAAATGAGATTCTTAGTAGTGGTGATTACAAAGCAGGCGAGGTTTCAACCTCAAATGGAACGGTGACGATCGATTTAAGTGGGGTTTATGAAGGAAAAGAGCTTAAACCAGGGGAGACATATACGTTTAGATTAAAATCAAATGCAACTGATGTATCCGTTGATCATATTGCTTCTATAAATCTAGCACAAAGAATTACAAAAGCCGGTATAGATATCTCGCAACAAACGATTTATGGAGAGGATTCAACTAATCCAACACCAACGCCAACACCAGATCCAGAAGATAAAGAAGCACCATCTATTCCGACTGATCTGACAGCTTAAAATGTGACAGAGACAAGCGTGACGTTGAACTGGACCGCTTCGACGGATAATAAA harbors:
- a CDS encoding TetR/AcrR family transcriptional regulator, with product MVHRYNKDTQKKILHEANHLFMSKGYLGTSTREIAKNAGITQPNLYHYFSDKEKLYQAVLEQHLKTVGDDLRKIAATGADDFQQTLTKMAEYLIETHLIDLFMMLHDLKLNLSAETRNHLFCLWKKNYREPFEKIFANHQQLLRKNVTQELAAKHFFLLLAPYITESGHSEEQPFDVATLIDLYLNGVIV
- a CDS encoding alpha-hydroxy-acid oxidizing protein, whose protein sequence is MEKVYQAGTHEGMIDFINMEDLELAATQVIPSGGYGYISSGAGDLFTYRENQKAFNHQLVIPHVLKDVELPDTTTYFSDETLAAPIIMAPVAAHGLAHEQAEKASAKGVSEFGTIYTASSYASCTLEEIRAAGGPEAPQWFQFYMSKDDGINLDILEMAKRNGAKAVVLTADATVGGNRETDRRNGFTFPLPMPIVQAYQSGVGQTMDAVYKSSKQKLSPKDIEFITTHSELPVYVKGVQSEDDVYRSLDAGAQGIWVSNHGGRQLDGGPASFDSLRYVAEAVDKRVPIVFDSGVRRGQHIFKAIASGADLVAIGRPAIYGLSLGGSTGIKQVFDFFKTELEMVMQLAGTQTVEDIKNAKLRENRFMC
- a CDS encoding ABC transporter permease, encoding MFLALNEIIHSKLRYALVAGVMFLIAYLVFFLTGLAYGLAQDNRTAVDKWEADYIVLSKDANTNLGMSMITKKTAQEVKGDKVAYLAQTPGVVTSKDNDEAGKINVSFFGIDPDQFIMPNIVEGKAFVGNDEAVGDISLKEEYGLGIGDTVKLSGSDKTFRLTGFTENAKFNVSPVLYTTLDAYQEIRFEKTDTSENARINAVVVRGQIDDLPNDLEKISISKFINELPGYSAQVLTFGFMIGFLIVIAAIVIGIFIYVLTMQKINIFGVLKAQGMTGGFIARSVVAQTFLLSFFGIGLGLLGTVGTSFLLPDTVPFQSNWLFFGVISVLMLVVAILGALFSVRAIVKIDPLKAIG